One window from the genome of Natrialba magadii ATCC 43099 encodes:
- a CDS encoding NAD-dependent epimerase/dehydratase family protein, with protein sequence MDTALVIGGTRFIGRHLVSELLEHDYDVTLLNRGTRENPFADDDRVDHIEGDRTNDSALEAAATIDPDAVFDCVAYYPKDVQAATRIFADCEAYVYISSGAAYGREEIPKRENETPLESCSPEEATDDSDATYGKRKAEGDRAIEAAANRGVNAMSVRPCIVYGPDDYTERLDFWIDRVNQHDRVVVPGDGTNVWHRAFVDDVASALRIVAEHGEAGEAYNVGDQRLVTLDEMVDLIADALDTTVDIVHAGPRELAAGEIDPTDYPLYREYPHVLSTAKLTALGWESTPLESAMEQSVEDHLESDRDGREQGPDREAEERVLGILETL encoded by the coding sequence ATGGACACCGCACTCGTCATCGGCGGTACGCGATTCATCGGCCGCCACCTCGTCTCGGAACTGCTCGAGCACGACTACGACGTCACCCTCCTCAACCGTGGCACCCGCGAGAACCCGTTCGCGGACGACGACCGCGTCGACCACATCGAGGGTGACCGCACCAACGACTCCGCACTCGAGGCCGCCGCGACGATCGACCCCGATGCCGTCTTCGACTGCGTCGCCTACTACCCGAAAGACGTGCAGGCAGCCACCCGCATCTTCGCCGACTGCGAAGCCTACGTCTACATTTCCAGCGGCGCAGCCTACGGCCGCGAGGAGATTCCCAAACGCGAAAACGAAACGCCACTCGAGTCCTGTTCGCCCGAGGAGGCCACCGACGACTCGGACGCGACTTACGGCAAGCGCAAGGCGGAGGGCGACCGCGCCATCGAGGCGGCTGCCAACCGCGGCGTGAACGCCATGTCTGTCCGCCCGTGTATCGTCTACGGGCCCGACGACTACACCGAACGGCTCGATTTCTGGATCGACCGGGTGAACCAGCACGACCGCGTCGTCGTGCCGGGTGACGGCACCAACGTCTGGCACCGAGCATTTGTCGACGACGTGGCGAGCGCGCTCCGCATCGTCGCCGAGCACGGCGAGGCCGGCGAGGCGTACAACGTCGGCGACCAGCGACTCGTGACGCTCGACGAGATGGTCGACCTGATCGCCGACGCACTTGACACCACCGTCGACATCGTCCACGCCGGGCCACGCGAACTCGCCGCCGGCGAGATTGACCCCACCGACTACCCACTCTATCGCGAGTACCCCCACGTGCTGTCGACGGCGAAACTCACCGCCCTCGGCTGGGAGTCGACACCACTCGAGTCGGCCATGGAACAGTCGGTCGAGGATCATCTCGAAAGCGACCGCGACGGACGAGAACAGGGGCCAGATCGGGAGGCGGAGGAGCGCGTGCTGGGGATACTCGAGACGCTCTGA
- a CDS encoding NAD(P)-dependent glycerol-1-phosphate dehydrogenase, with protein MFEKSTWIRLPRNVVVGHGVRSSVVEVVDDLHLQGRPLLVTSPTPRQVAAEPVAADFEAAGIDPAIVTIESATFDSVETVIETAEAEEVSYLIGVGGGKAIDIAKMASDHLEMGFLSVPTAASHDGVISNRGSVPDGNTRHSVAAEPPLAVVADTEILAEAPWELTTAGCADIISNYTAVMDWRLAKRLKNAEYSEYAAALSEMTAEILVDNADLIRPGLEESAWVVTKALMSSGVAMSIADSSRPASGAEHLFSHQLDRIAPTAALHGHQVGVGSIMTAYLHGGERGIWRDIRDALASIDAPTTAAELDIDDETVIEALTTCHEIRDRYTILGDGMDEHAAREVATKTGVIS; from the coding sequence ATGTTCGAGAAGTCGACGTGGATTCGGCTCCCCCGAAACGTCGTCGTCGGTCACGGCGTCCGGTCGTCGGTCGTCGAGGTCGTCGACGACTTACACCTGCAGGGACGGCCGCTGCTTGTGACGAGTCCAACGCCGCGACAGGTTGCCGCGGAACCGGTCGCCGCAGATTTCGAGGCGGCTGGCATCGACCCCGCGATCGTGACGATCGAATCCGCGACGTTCGATTCGGTCGAAACCGTCATCGAAACCGCAGAAGCGGAGGAGGTCTCTTACCTTATCGGCGTCGGCGGCGGCAAGGCCATCGACATTGCCAAGATGGCGAGCGACCACCTCGAGATGGGCTTTCTCTCGGTGCCGACGGCGGCGAGCCACGACGGCGTTATCAGCAACCGCGGCTCCGTCCCGGACGGAAACACCCGCCACAGCGTGGCAGCTGAGCCGCCGCTCGCGGTTGTCGCCGACACCGAAATCCTGGCCGAGGCACCCTGGGAGCTAACGACGGCGGGCTGTGCGGACATCATCTCGAACTACACCGCGGTGATGGACTGGCGGCTCGCAAAGCGGCTCAAGAACGCCGAATATTCCGAGTACGCCGCGGCACTCTCGGAGATGACCGCCGAAATTCTCGTGGACAACGCCGACCTCATTCGGCCGGGACTCGAGGAGTCCGCCTGGGTCGTCACGAAGGCGCTCATGTCCTCCGGCGTCGCGATGAGTATCGCCGACTCCTCGCGACCGGCAAGCGGTGCGGAGCACCTTTTCTCCCACCAACTCGACCGAATCGCGCCTACTGCGGCACTGCACGGCCACCAGGTCGGCGTCGGATCGATCATGACGGCCTACCTGCACGGCGGCGAGCGCGGCATCTGGCGGGATATCCGCGACGCGCTCGCGAGCATCGACGCGCCGACGACCGCAGCGGAACTCGACATCGACGACGAGACGGTGATCGAGGCGTTAACGACCTGCCACGAGATTCGCGACCGCTATACGATTTTGGGTGATGGGATGGACGAGCACGCGGCTCGCGAGGTTGCGACGAAGACTGGCGTTATTTCTTGA
- a CDS encoding lysylphosphatidylglycerol synthase transmembrane domain-containing protein: MHWRRAVGGLTVAVVVIGLFIYGVGWDAVLDNVREAHPAALTAALLTGLGMLALRGLLVKRLLAPVEGAARGTAFATAYLSGYFARSALPWGRSTGTPVTAYLLANNSDSEFEDNLAAVAAAEGFNVIGSLVIAGLGAAIFVLTGDGSLDSIGASLAVLGGGGLLTASVVVIVFHRGVARHVALELAGHAETLVGKLPFSRLTQLEGALTSRIDGFFGTLEAIQASPRTLVAAFGIAVVSWVFNAVPLYFGLVALGVDVPLALVFVCAPLASFGGVVPLPGGSGGIEVVLASLLVATAGVPADVATAGAILYRLTTYWAHLAIGGVVALAMSLLGTQRFQR; the protein is encoded by the coding sequence ATGCACTGGCGGCGGGCGGTCGGCGGGCTCACAGTTGCCGTCGTAGTCATTGGGCTCTTCATCTACGGCGTCGGCTGGGATGCCGTCCTCGACAACGTCCGCGAAGCCCATCCCGCGGCGCTCACCGCTGCCCTTCTCACCGGTCTCGGCATGCTCGCGCTCCGGGGCCTGCTCGTCAAACGACTCCTCGCACCCGTCGAAGGCGCAGCCCGCGGCACCGCGTTCGCGACCGCCTATCTCTCGGGCTACTTCGCCCGCAGCGCGCTTCCCTGGGGTCGCTCGACCGGTACCCCCGTCACCGCCTACCTGCTCGCGAACAACTCCGACTCCGAGTTCGAGGACAACCTGGCCGCCGTCGCCGCCGCGGAGGGATTCAACGTCATCGGCAGCCTCGTCATCGCCGGCCTCGGCGCAGCCATCTTCGTCCTCACGGGCGACGGCTCGCTCGACTCCATCGGTGCCAGCCTCGCCGTCCTCGGTGGCGGCGGACTCCTCACAGCGAGCGTCGTCGTCATCGTCTTCCACCGCGGGGTCGCGAGACACGTGGCACTCGAGTTGGCCGGCCACGCGGAAACCCTGGTGGGGAAACTGCCGTTCTCGCGGCTGACGCAGTTAGAGGGAGCGCTGACGAGTCGGATCGACGGCTTCTTCGGGACGCTAGAAGCGATTCAGGCGTCGCCGCGGACGCTCGTCGCGGCGTTCGGAATCGCGGTCGTGAGCTGGGTGTTCAACGCGGTGCCGCTGTATTTCGGGCTGGTCGCGCTGGGCGTTGACGTGCCGCTGGCGCTGGTGTTCGTCTGTGCGCCGCTGGCGTCGTTCGGCGGCGTCGTGCCGTTGCCCGGCGGGAGCGGCGGCATCGAGGTTGTGCTGGCGAGTTTGCTCGTCGCCACGGCAGGCGTTCCGGCGGATGTGGCGACGGCGGGAGCGATCCTCTACCGGCTGACGACCTACTGGGCGCATTTGGCGATCGGTGGTGTCGTCGCGCTCGCGATGTCGCTGCTCGGGACGCAGCGGTTTCAGCGGTAG